Proteins found in one Oribacterium sp. oral taxon 102 genomic segment:
- a CDS encoding aspartate kinase, which produces MLKIAKFGGSSCASAEQFRKVREIVAAEESRRFIVVSAPGKRDAKDTKVTDLLYQLYEAAEQRDSVDRLLTRIEERYQDIIGGLGIDFSLHEDFAEIRRQLEDGASRDYAASRGEYLNAKLMAAYLGFPFVDAAELITFHSDGSCDFERTAERTEAVLRELDCAVVPGFYGADSAGNTVTFSRGGSDVTGSLLAAALHADLYENWTDVSGFLVADPRIVKQPEVIDYITYRELRELSYMGAGVLHEDAIFPVRREGIPIQIRNTNRPEDHGTMIVANTLKKPRFVITGIAGKKNFCSINIEKAMMNSEIGFIRKVLSVIEENGISVEHTPSGIDTLTLFIHQEELEHHEQKVLQGIQRTVNPDLIELEADLALIAVVGRGMKSARGVAGRVFSALAHEYINIKMIDQGSSEYNIIVGVRNEDFDAAIKAIYNMFVLSAK; this is translated from the coding sequence ATGCTGAAAATCGCGAAATTTGGCGGAAGCTCCTGCGCATCTGCGGAGCAGTTCCGGAAGGTGAGAGAGATTGTTGCTGCGGAGGAGAGCAGGAGGTTTATCGTCGTTTCCGCGCCCGGCAAGCGGGATGCAAAGGATACGAAGGTCACGGATCTGCTCTACCAGCTCTATGAGGCGGCGGAGCAGAGGGACAGCGTGGACAGGCTGCTTACGCGGATCGAGGAGAGGTATCAGGACATCATCGGCGGGCTTGGCATAGATTTCAGCCTGCACGAGGACTTCGCGGAGATCCGGCGTCAGCTCGAGGACGGAGCGAGCCGGGATTATGCGGCTTCCCGCGGCGAATACCTGAATGCGAAGCTGATGGCTGCGTACCTCGGCTTTCCCTTCGTAGATGCTGCGGAGCTGATCACATTTCACTCGGACGGCAGCTGTGACTTCGAGCGAACCGCAGAGAGGACGGAGGCGGTGCTTCGGGAGCTGGACTGTGCCGTGGTTCCGGGCTTCTACGGCGCAGACAGCGCGGGAAATACCGTTACCTTCTCCCGCGGCGGCTCGGATGTGACGGGCTCTCTCCTCGCGGCGGCGCTGCATGCCGACCTTTATGAGAACTGGACGGATGTTTCCGGCTTTCTCGTGGCGGATCCGCGGATCGTGAAGCAGCCGGAGGTGATTGACTACATCACCTATCGGGAGCTTCGGGAGCTGAGCTATATGGGCGCAGGGGTTCTGCATGAGGATGCTATTTTTCCGGTTCGGAGGGAGGGCATCCCGATTCAGATCCGGAACACCAACCGTCCGGAGGACCACGGGACGATGATCGTGGCGAATACGCTGAAGAAGCCGCGCTTCGTCATCACCGGTATTGCCGGCAAGAAAAATTTCTGCTCGATCAACATTGAGAAGGCGATGATGAATTCGGAGATCGGCTTCATCCGGAAGGTGCTGTCCGTGATCGAGGAGAACGGCATCAGTGTGGAGCATACGCCGTCCGGCATCGATACCTTGACGCTCTTCATCCATCAGGAGGAGCTGGAGCATCATGAGCAGAAGGTGCTGCAGGGCATACAGCGGACGGTCAATCCGGATCTGATCGAGCTGGAGGCGGATCTCGCGCTGATTGCGGTCGTGGGGCGCGGCATGAAGTCCGCGCGCGGCGTAGCGGGGCGGGTATTCAGCGCACTGGCACACGAATACATCAATATCAAGATGATCGATCAGGGCTCCAGCGAGTACAATATCATCGTAGGCGTGCGGAACGAAGACTTCGATGCCGCAATCAAGGCGATCTACAATATGTTTGTACTCAGTGCGAAATAA